In a genomic window of Streptomyces pristinaespiralis:
- a CDS encoding Gfo/Idh/MocA family protein — MQQRDSEAAPPTLGVGMVGYAFMGAAHSQGWRTAGRVFDLPLRPVLAAIAGRDAAAVRAAAGKHGWAAAETDWRALVARDDVQLVDVCTPGDSHAEIAIAALEAGKHVLCEKPLANSVAEAEAMVAAAARARANGQLAMVGFNYRRVPALTYARRLIAEGRIGTLRHVRVTYLQDWLVDPDFPLTWRLEREHAGSGALGDLGAHIVDLAQYLAGEPLVGVSAQLETFVKERPLLQGASAGLTASGGAQRGPVTVDDAAVFTGRLESGALATFEATRMASGRKNALRLEINGELGSLAFDLERLNELSFHDHREPAATAGFRRILVTEAEHPYLEAWWPPGHALGYEHTFAHQARDLVEAIASGTDPVPSFADGLQVQRVLAAVEESAQKNSVYTPVQAVEAVQA, encoded by the coding sequence ATGCAACAGAGGGACAGTGAGGCCGCACCGCCGACACTCGGCGTCGGCATGGTCGGATACGCGTTCATGGGCGCCGCCCACTCCCAGGGGTGGCGCACCGCGGGACGCGTCTTCGACCTGCCGCTGCGGCCGGTCCTCGCCGCGATCGCCGGCCGTGACGCCGCCGCAGTGCGTGCCGCGGCCGGCAAACACGGCTGGGCCGCGGCGGAGACCGACTGGCGCGCCCTCGTGGCCCGCGACGACGTGCAACTCGTCGACGTCTGCACACCGGGCGACAGTCATGCGGAGATCGCGATCGCGGCGCTGGAGGCGGGCAAGCACGTGCTGTGCGAGAAGCCCCTGGCGAACTCGGTCGCCGAGGCGGAGGCCATGGTCGCGGCGGCGGCACGGGCGCGGGCGAACGGGCAGCTGGCGATGGTCGGCTTCAACTACCGCAGGGTGCCTGCTCTCACCTACGCCCGCCGGCTGATCGCCGAGGGCAGGATCGGCACCCTGCGCCATGTGCGGGTGACCTACCTCCAGGACTGGCTGGTGGACCCGGACTTCCCGCTGACCTGGCGCCTCGAGCGCGAGCACGCGGGGTCCGGGGCGCTCGGCGACCTCGGCGCCCACATCGTCGACCTCGCGCAGTACCTGGCGGGGGAGCCGCTGGTGGGGGTCTCCGCCCAGCTGGAGACGTTCGTCAAGGAACGCCCCCTGCTCCAGGGCGCCTCCGCAGGACTGACCGCGTCGGGCGGTGCACAGCGGGGACCGGTCACGGTCGACGACGCCGCCGTCTTCACCGGCAGGCTGGAGTCCGGGGCGCTGGCCACGTTCGAGGCGACCCGGATGGCCTCGGGCCGCAAGAACGCCCTGCGGCTGGAGATCAACGGTGAGCTGGGCTCGCTCGCCTTCGACCTCGAGCGGCTCAACGAGCTCTCCTTCCACGACCATCGGGAGCCCGCCGCCACGGCCGGCTTCCGCCGGATCCTGGTCACGGAGGCGGAGCACCCGTACCTGGAGGCCTGGTGGCCGCCGGGGCACGCGCTCGGCTACGAGCACACGTTCGCCCACCAGGCCCGCGACCTGGTCGAGGCGATCGCGTCCGGCACCGACCCGGTCCCCTCGTTCGCCGACGGGCTCCAGGTCCAGCGGGTGCTGGCGGCGGTGGAGGAGAGTGCACAGAAGAACTCCGTCTACACCCCCGTGCAGGCGGTGGAGGCAGTACAGGCTTGA
- a CDS encoding substrate-binding domain-containing protein yields the protein MPETPSTSRRGLLFGTAAISAGALLTACTSNEPKKQEAATDNAPVADDKPGKAVTIGFAGPQADHGWLNAINQNAKSRAERYSDVTLEITEGSNDTAAQIGQVQTLINKKVDVLVILPADGKALTQVGLQAMKAGIPVVNLDRIFASPQAYRCWIGGDNYGMGLNAGNYIGEQLKDKPNAKVIELAGLDNLELTKQRTQGFDDALKNYPNIKKVARQAADFTVESGQAKMAQLLQAQSQFDALWNHDDDQGVGALRAIAQAGRKDFLMVGGAGAKSAMDAIKADDSVLKATVLYPPTMAASAIDLARALGQGKGVSGMAELEIPASLTLYSAVVTKDNVDQYLPTGFN from the coding sequence ATGCCAGAAACCCCGTCCACCAGCCGCAGAGGACTGCTCTTCGGCACCGCCGCGATCTCCGCCGGCGCACTGCTCACCGCGTGCACCAGCAACGAGCCCAAGAAGCAGGAGGCGGCCACCGACAACGCGCCCGTCGCCGACGACAAGCCGGGCAAGGCCGTCACCATCGGCTTCGCAGGGCCGCAGGCCGACCACGGCTGGCTCAACGCCATCAACCAGAACGCCAAGTCCCGCGCGGAGCGCTACTCCGACGTCACCCTGGAGATCACCGAGGGGTCCAACGACACGGCCGCCCAGATCGGCCAGGTCCAGACCCTGATCAACAAGAAGGTCGACGTCCTGGTGATCCTGCCGGCCGACGGCAAGGCCCTCACCCAGGTGGGTCTCCAGGCCATGAAGGCGGGCATCCCCGTCGTCAACCTGGACCGCATCTTCGCCTCCCCGCAGGCCTACCGTTGCTGGATCGGCGGCGACAACTACGGCATGGGCCTCAACGCCGGCAACTACATCGGCGAGCAGCTCAAGGACAAGCCGAACGCCAAGGTCATCGAGCTCGCCGGGCTGGACAACCTGGAGCTCACCAAGCAGCGCACCCAGGGCTTCGACGACGCCCTGAAGAACTACCCCAACATCAAGAAGGTCGCCCGCCAGGCGGCCGACTTCACCGTCGAGTCCGGCCAGGCCAAGATGGCCCAGCTCCTTCAGGCCCAGTCGCAGTTCGACGCCCTGTGGAACCACGACGACGACCAGGGCGTGGGCGCGCTGCGCGCCATCGCGCAGGCGGGCCGCAAGGACTTCCTGATGGTCGGCGGCGCCGGCGCGAAGTCCGCCATGGACGCCATCAAGGCCGACGACAGCGTCCTCAAGGCCACCGTCCTGTACCCGCCGACGATGGCGGCGTCCGCCATCGACCTCGCCCGCGCCCTCGGTCAGGGCAAGGGCGTCAGCGGAATGGCCGAACTGGAGATCCCGGCCTCCCTCACCCTCTACTCGGCCGTCGTCACCAAGGACAACGTCGACCAGTACCTGCCCACCGGTTTCAACTGA
- a CDS encoding ABC transporter permease codes for MTQPATPAQQDAPMPAAKSAQDKGGSRRPLGLRLDVRNLSLLGVLAVLVAVGGITKPDEFLATSNLQLVLTQASVIGVVTVGMTFVITSGGIDLSVGAIVALASVWATTVATQEYGFTGILFTAVIVGVGCGLVNGLLIAYGRMVPFIATLAMLASARGLALQITDGKTQIVTVDSVLDLGIRDAYILGIPPLVLVFAAVTVIGWLVLNRTTFGRRTVAVGGNAEAARLAGIDVRRQRLYLYLLSGLCCGIAAFMLIVLAGSGQNTNGNLYELDAIAAAIIGGTLLSGGRGTIVGSVLGVLVFTTITNIFALNNLESAVQQIAKGAIIVAAVLVQHRTLRGGDA; via the coding sequence ATGACGCAGCCGGCCACCCCGGCGCAGCAGGACGCGCCGATGCCTGCCGCCAAGTCCGCACAGGACAAGGGGGGTTCACGCCGTCCGCTCGGACTGCGCCTCGATGTCCGCAATCTGTCCCTGCTCGGTGTCCTCGCCGTGCTGGTGGCGGTGGGCGGCATCACCAAACCGGACGAGTTCCTCGCGACGAGCAATCTCCAGCTCGTCCTCACCCAGGCGTCCGTCATCGGTGTGGTCACCGTCGGCATGACCTTCGTCATCACCAGCGGAGGGATCGACCTGTCCGTCGGCGCCATCGTGGCGCTCGCCTCGGTGTGGGCCACGACGGTGGCCACCCAGGAGTACGGCTTCACCGGCATCCTGTTCACCGCCGTGATCGTCGGCGTCGGCTGCGGACTGGTGAACGGCCTGCTCATCGCGTACGGCCGGATGGTGCCCTTCATCGCCACCCTCGCGATGCTCGCCTCCGCCCGCGGTCTCGCCCTGCAGATCACGGACGGCAAGACCCAGATCGTCACCGTCGACTCCGTGCTCGACCTCGGCATCAGGGACGCCTACATCCTCGGCATCCCGCCCCTGGTGCTGGTCTTCGCCGCGGTCACCGTCATCGGCTGGCTCGTCCTCAACCGCACCACCTTCGGCCGGCGCACCGTCGCCGTCGGCGGCAACGCGGAGGCCGCCAGGCTCGCCGGTATCGACGTCCGCCGCCAGCGGCTCTACCTCTACCTGCTGTCCGGCCTGTGCTGCGGCATCGCCGCCTTCATGCTGATCGTGCTGGCGGGCTCCGGCCAGAACACCAACGGCAACCTCTACGAACTCGACGCCATCGCCGCCGCGATCATCGGCGGCACCCTGCTCAGCGGCGGCCGCGGCACCATCGTCGGTTCCGTCCTCGGTGTCCTCGTGTTCACCACGATCACCAACATCTTCGCCCTCAACAACCTCGAGAGCGCCGTCCAGCAGATCGCCAAGGGCGCCATCATCGTCGCCGCCGTACTGGTCCAGCACCGGACCCTGCGCGGCGGCGACGCCTGA
- a CDS encoding sugar ABC transporter ATP-binding protein, with the protein MAPEPPLLTMSGITKSFPGVRALDGVDLEVQAGEVHCLLGQNGAGKSTLIKVLAGAHQPDGGEITWRGEAVSLKSPIAAMRLGIATIYQELDLVEGLSVAENVFLGHEPTSAGFVVRGGTARTAAAGLLKRLGHPEIDPSRLVGDLSAAQQQIVSMARALSHEVRLIVMDEPSAALDPDEVDNLFRIVGDLTADGVAVVYISHRLEEIRRIGDRVTVLKDGRAVAVGLPAKSTPTRDVVALMTGRNVEYVFPERPAAGAAAGKEPVLRVEGLTRHGEFAPVDLELRPGEIVGLAGLVGSGRSEILETVYGARRADGGRVLVDGTALRPGSVRAAVRAGIGLAPEERKAQGLLMLESVTRNVSISTLSRFSRAGWLDHRAERAAAQRATRELSLRPDNPDARIRTLSGGNQQKAVLARWLLRGCKVLLLDEPTRGVDVGARAELYAVIRRLADEGLAVLLVSSEVPEVLGLADRVLVLREGSVVHTADARELDEHRVLDLVMEGS; encoded by the coding sequence ATGGCACCAGAACCACCCCTGCTCACCATGTCCGGCATCACCAAGTCGTTCCCGGGCGTCCGCGCCCTCGACGGTGTGGACCTCGAGGTCCAGGCCGGTGAGGTCCACTGCCTCCTCGGCCAGAACGGCGCCGGCAAGTCCACCCTGATCAAGGTGCTCGCCGGGGCCCACCAGCCCGACGGCGGAGAGATCACCTGGCGGGGCGAGGCCGTCTCCCTGAAGTCGCCCATCGCCGCCATGCGTCTCGGCATCGCCACCATCTACCAGGAACTCGACCTGGTGGAAGGGCTGTCCGTCGCGGAGAACGTCTTCCTCGGGCACGAGCCCACCTCGGCCGGTTTCGTCGTGCGCGGCGGGACCGCCCGCACCGCGGCCGCCGGTCTCCTCAAGCGGCTCGGCCATCCGGAGATCGATCCGTCACGGCTCGTCGGCGACCTCTCCGCCGCCCAGCAGCAGATCGTCTCCATGGCGCGCGCCCTCTCCCACGAGGTACGGCTCATCGTGATGGACGAGCCGTCCGCCGCGCTCGACCCGGACGAGGTCGACAACCTCTTCCGTATCGTGGGCGACCTGACCGCCGACGGCGTCGCCGTCGTCTACATCTCCCACCGTCTGGAGGAGATCCGGCGGATCGGCGACCGGGTCACCGTCCTCAAGGACGGCCGGGCCGTCGCGGTCGGCCTGCCGGCCAAGTCGACCCCGACCCGCGACGTGGTCGCCCTGATGACCGGGCGCAACGTCGAGTACGTCTTCCCCGAGCGTCCCGCCGCCGGCGCCGCCGCGGGCAAGGAACCGGTGCTGAGGGTCGAAGGGCTCACCCGGCACGGCGAGTTCGCCCCGGTGGACCTGGAACTGCGGCCCGGTGAGATCGTCGGCCTCGCGGGCCTGGTCGGCTCCGGGCGCAGCGAGATCCTGGAGACCGTCTACGGCGCACGCAGGGCCGACGGGGGCCGCGTCCTCGTCGACGGCACCGCCCTCAGGCCCGGCAGCGTCCGTGCCGCCGTCCGCGCCGGCATCGGGCTCGCCCCCGAGGAACGCAAGGCGCAGGGCCTGCTGATGCTCGAGTCGGTCACCCGCAACGTCTCCATCTCCACCCTCTCCCGTTTCTCCCGCGCGGGCTGGCTCGACCACCGTGCCGAGCGGGCCGCCGCACAACGGGCCACCAGGGAACTGTCGTTGCGGCCGGACAACCCCGACGCCCGCATCCGCACCCTCTCCGGCGGCAACCAGCAGAAGGCCGTCCTGGCCCGCTGGCTGCTGCGCGGCTGCAAGGTGCTGCTGCTGGACGAGCCGACCCGCGGTGTCGACGTCGGCGCCCGCGCCGAGCTCTACGCAGTGATCCGCCGGCTGGCCGACGAAGGCCTCGCCGTACTTCTCGTATCCAGCGAAGTGCCCGAAGTCCTGGGCCTCGCCGACCGGGTGCTGGTGCTCCGCGAAGGCAGCGTCGTGCACACGGCGGACGCCCGGGAGCTCGACGAGCACCGCGTACTCGACCTCGTGATGGAAGGGAGCTGA
- a CDS encoding ROK family transcriptional regulator, producing the protein MTARPANAHQARLLRLLRDGGPNSRAQLGDQVDLSRSKLAVEVDRLLETGLVVADGLAASRGGRRSHNIRLAPALRFLGVDIGATSIDVAVTNAELEVLGHLNHPMDVREGPVAVFEQVLSMAAKLKASGLAEGFDGAGIGVPGPVRYPEGVPVAPPIMPGWDGFPVREALSQDLGCPVMVDNDVNLMAMGEQHAGVARSVGDFLCIKIGTGIGCGIVVGGEVYRGTTGSAGDIGHIQVAPEGRACACGNRGCLEAHFSGAALARDAEDAARAGRSVELATRLEAAGQLTAVDVSAAAAAGDATALDLIREGGNRLGQVIAGLVSFFNPGLVVIGGGVTGLGHTLLASVRTQVYRQSLPLATGNLPIVLGELGPTAGVIGAARLISDHLFSPA; encoded by the coding sequence ATGACCGCTCGACCCGCGAACGCGCATCAGGCGCGACTGCTCCGGTTGCTGCGTGACGGCGGGCCCAACTCGCGCGCGCAGCTGGGGGACCAGGTCGACCTGTCCCGGTCCAAGCTCGCCGTCGAGGTCGACCGGCTGCTGGAGACCGGACTCGTCGTCGCCGACGGGCTCGCCGCCTCCCGTGGCGGTCGCCGGTCCCACAACATCAGGCTCGCGCCCGCGCTCCGCTTCCTCGGTGTGGACATCGGCGCCACGTCGATCGATGTCGCAGTCACCAACGCCGAGTTGGAGGTCCTGGGGCATCTCAACCACCCCATGGACGTCCGCGAGGGCCCGGTCGCCGTCTTCGAGCAGGTGCTGTCGATGGCGGCCAAGCTCAAGGCCTCCGGCCTCGCGGAGGGCTTCGACGGCGCGGGCATCGGGGTCCCCGGCCCCGTCCGCTACCCCGAGGGCGTGCCGGTCGCGCCCCCGATCATGCCCGGATGGGACGGCTTCCCCGTACGCGAGGCCCTCAGCCAGGACCTCGGCTGCCCTGTCATGGTCGACAACGACGTGAACCTGATGGCCATGGGCGAGCAGCACGCCGGTGTCGCACGATCCGTCGGTGACTTCCTGTGCATCAAGATCGGCACGGGCATCGGCTGCGGCATCGTCGTGGGCGGTGAGGTCTACCGCGGTACGACCGGCAGCGCCGGCGACATCGGCCACATCCAGGTCGCACCCGAGGGCCGCGCCTGCGCCTGCGGCAACCGCGGCTGCCTGGAGGCGCACTTCAGCGGCGCCGCCCTCGCGCGCGACGCCGAGGACGCGGCGCGGGCCGGCCGGTCGGTGGAGCTCGCCACCCGGCTGGAGGCCGCCGGGCAGCTCACGGCCGTGGACGTGTCGGCGGCCGCCGCGGCCGGTGACGCCACGGCGCTGGACCTGATCCGTGAGGGAGGGAACCGCCTCGGCCAGGTCATCGCCGGGCTCGTCAGCTTCTTCAACCCGGGTCTCGTCGTGATCGGCGGCGGGGTGACCGGCCTCGGCCACACCCTGCTCGCGAGCGTACGGACCCAGGTCTACCGGCAGTCCCTGCCGCTCGCGACCGGCAACCTCCCCATCGTGCTGGGCGAGTTGGGGCCGACCGCCGGCGTCATCGGCGCGGCCCGGCTCATCAGCGACCACCTGTTCTCGCCGGCCTGA